From a single Nymphaea colorata isolate Beijing-Zhang1983 chromosome 4, ASM883128v2, whole genome shotgun sequence genomic region:
- the LOC116252563 gene encoding uncharacterized protein LOC116252563 isoform X2 produces MTDMETLQQKQGPSELIESPNACEEFRRGFEELVRDHLDSRMSLASCSGESGSGVRCGRCCRRCFDDGMQYEPVDIRRLHDDMLEDEDDEGDQLVRRRRRSDLEGDDVAESSAARRRYSRILSRWAARQAQDMITTIERHNRERELMALSRLHAVSMLDSSFLRESTTSRGQAAVERPSTGASLIRQRWRELEDENMINHARDRANARHSDSDSPRYRRTGTVTPSNHGNEDNHGILSSTNISLSQASVQRGNSEVESVVSEETRWLEGDHNVTEVARAGSESDYGIWSHGQADSQNDDDGNRTSSREPSPDLGEGERERVRQIFRGWMMENANESSTMSRRSSPRAELLGETERERVRLVREWVHMASQQRDARGRHQTLESADEMNNIPRQAAGREEAVQGGLAGDGDERQPEHIGRDLLRLRGRQALLDLLVRVEEERQRELQRLLEHRAVSDFAHRNRIQSLLRGRFLRSGRSEDEERPPSLAARELGQLRQRQSVSGLRFQNIVRIQASAATDSVNVYGADQLAPPSVVPDAVQNESQPRYHGSGGDQVSEHTEAIESNTLTVNVQEENLQEGSSEVTRRDWQESPELRVIEGQDRVAEEPEGDWQNQPQDQALIDEVQDRDDGDLQEHGRWHDASPQVAVDNWQEQHRNVSRMQRTSIRRINGFQPPDDDGVYSMELRELLSRRSVSNLLRSGFRESLDQLIQSYLQRQSQAPVDWDLQALGHHEASVEQTQDQPGEGGQAEDQLNPNIRPVVTLPAPPVPPPQPLWHRGLQATGWSRQSLHRSEMEWEIINDLRADMARLQQGMNHMQRMLEACMDMQLELQRSIRQEVSAALNRDGEGKATLKFVFCGHW; encoded by the exons ATGACGGATATGGAAACTCTGCAGCAGAAACAGGGGCCGAGCGAATTGATCGAATCGCCAAATGCCTGTGAGGAGTTTAGGCGAGGTTTCGAGGAGCTCGTGAGGGATCATCTCGACTCCCGTATGTCGCTTGCCTCATGTAGCGGCGAGTCCGGGTCCGGTGTTCGCTGCGGCCGGTGTTGCCGAAGGTGCTTTGACGATGGGATGCAGTATGAGCCTGTCGATATCCGCCGTCTTCATGACGACATGTTGGAGGATGAGGACGACGAGGGTGATCAATTGGTCCGCCGGAGACGGCGGTCGGACCTTGAGGGCGACGACGTCGCGGAGTCTTCGGCTGCCAGGAGGCGTTATTCGCGCATTTTGAGCAGGTGGGCAGCTCGGCAAGCTCAGGATATGATAACCACGATAGAACGGCACAACCGGGAGAGGGAGCTAATGGCGCTTTCTCGCTTACATGCCGTCTCTATGCTGGATTCATCTTTTCTAAGGGAGTCAACGACTTCAAGAGGGCAGGCTGCTGTGGAGCGGCCAAGCACTGGGGCGTCCTTGATTCGTCAGAGGTGGAGGGAGCTCGAGGATGAGAACATGATCAACCATGCTCGAGATAGAGCAAATGCTAGGCATTCTGATAGTGATTCCCCTAGATACAGAAGGACGGGAACTGTTACTCCGTCGAACCATGGAAATGAAGACAATCATGGTATACTAAGTAGTACTAATATATCTCTGAGCCAAGCGAGTGTGCAGAGAGGCAACTCTGAGGTTGAAAGTGTCGTTTCTGAGGAGACTCGGTGGCTGGAGGGTGATCATAATGTCACCGAGGTTGCGAGGGCTGGAAGTGAGAGCGATTACGGGATCTGGTCTCATGGCCAAGCAGATTCCCAAAATGACGATGATGGCAATCGAACCTCAAGTAGAGAACCATCCCCAGATCTTGGTGAaggtgaaagagagagagtgaggcaAATTTTCCGGGGTTGGATGATGGAAAATGCAAATGAATCATCTACCATGTCTAGAAGAAGCAGTCCCAGAGCCGAATTGCTCGGCGAAACTGAGAGGGAAAGAGTAAGACTGGTGAGAGAGTGGGTTCATATGGCAAGCCAACAGAGAGATGCTCGTGGTAGGCATCAAACACTTGAATCTGCTGATGAAATGAACAACATACCGAGGCAAGCTGCAGGGAGGGAGGAAGCAGTTCAGGGTGGGCTTGCAGGTGATGGTGATGAAAGACAGCCAGAGCATATAGGTAGAGACCTACTCAGGCTCCGCGGAAGGCAGGCTTTACTTGATCTACTGGTGCGGGTTGAAGAGGAAAGACAGAGGGAACTTCAGCGATTACTAGAGCACCGGGCTGTTTCAGACTTTGCTCACCGCAACCGTATCCAG TCACTTCTCAGGGGCCGATTTCTACGGAGTGGAAGATCAGAAGATGAAGAAAGGCCACCTTCATTGGCAGCCAGAGAACTTGGCCAATTAAGGCAACGACAGAGCGTTTCTGGTTTAAG ATTTCAAAACATTGTTCGAATTCAAGCAAGTGCTGCTACTGATAGTGTAAATGTTTATGGAGCTGATCAATTAGCACCACCTTCAGTGGTTCCTGATGCAGTCCAGAATGAGTCCCAGCCAAGATATCATGGATCTGGTGGGGATCAAGTATCAGAACATACAGAAGCCATTGAAAGTAACACGTTGACAGTAAACGTTCAGGAAGAGAATTTACAGGAAGGATCTTCAGAAGTCACACGAAGGGATTGGCAAGAATCCCCTGAGTTGCGGGTCATTGAAGGGCAAGACAGAGTTGCAGAAGAACCAGAGGGAGATTGGCAAAATCAACCTCAGGATCAAGCACTGATAGATGAAGTTCAAGATAGGGATGATGGCGATTTGCAAGAACATGGTAGGTGGCATGATGCAAGTCCTCAGGTTGCTGTAGATAATTGGCAAGAACAGCATCGCAATGTTTCAAGAATGCAGAGAACCTCCATCAGAAGGATAAATGGATTTCAGCCTCCTGATGATGATGGTGTGTACAGCATGGAACTGAGAGAGCTCCTCAGCAG GCGAAGTGTTTCAAATCTTCTTAGAAGTGGATTTCGTGAAAGCTTAGATCAATTGATCCAGTCGTATTTGCAAAGGCAGAGCCAAGCTCCTGTCGACTGGGATTTGCAGGCTCTGGGCCATCATGAGGCTTCTGTAGAACAAACTCAGGATCAGCCGGGAGAAGGTGGTCAGGCTGAGGATCAACTTAACCCTAATATTAGACCTGTAGTAACTTTGCCAGCTCCTCCTGTACCACCACCACAGCCTCTTTGGCATCGAGGTCTTCAAGCAACTGGTTGGTCCAGACAAAGCTTGCACCGTTCTGAAATG GAATGGGAGATAATTAATGACTTGAGAGCTGACATGGCTAGGCTTCAACAAGGGATGAATCACATGCAGCGTATGTTAGAGGCTTGTATGGATATGCAGTTAGAGTTGCAGCGCTCCATTAGACAGGAAGTTTCTGCAGCTTTAAATCGAGATGGTGAAGGAAAAG CTACTCTCAAATTTGTTTTCTGTGGGCATTGGTAG
- the LOC116253428 gene encoding nicotinate N-methyltransferase 1-like, producing the protein MEDKEARLTMMHLANLISVPMALHTAVKLDLPDLIWQGGANLPISPAQLASLIRAKFSLATEPDAVNLQRILRLLAGHGVFEEVPDHGNPPAKAFRLTDVGRTLVSDDQGLSLGAYVLQHHQDALVQAWTCLHESVIDSSQEAFKKAHGVSAYEYYGKDSACNSLMQRAMSGVSVPFVRALLESYDGFGSEGLKTVVDVGGSSGSCLAMILQRYPGLQGINFDLPEVVADAPRYQGVTHMGGNMFESVPAGDAIFMKWVLTTWSDDECKKILENCQKALPEKGKVIACEPVVPENTDNSERTRALLAGDIFVMATYSAKGKHRTESEYRNIGVAAGFTNFRALYVDHFYTLLEFIK; encoded by the exons atggAGGACAAAGAAGCGAGGCTGACCATGATGCACCTGGCAAACCTCATCAGCGTGCCCATGGCTCTCCACACAGCAGTCAAACTGGACCTACCGGACCTCATCTGGCAAGGTGGTGCCAACCTCCCCATCTCACCCGCACAGCTCGCGAGCCTGATCCGAGCCAAGTTCAGCCTAGCAACCGAGCCAGACGCGGTCAACCTCCAACGCATCCTCCGGCTTCTAGCGGGCCACGGCGTGTTCGAAGAGGTCCCCGACCACGGCAACCCGCCGGCCAAGGCTTTCAGGCTGACCGACGTCGGCCGGACGCTCGTGAGCGACGATCAGGGCTTGTCGCTGGGCGCGTACGTGCTGCAACACCACCAGGATGCTCTGGTTCAGGCATGGACTTGCCTGCACGAGTCCGTCATTGACTCGAGCCAAGAGGCGTTCAAGAAGGCACATGGCGTGTCTGCCTACGAGTACTACGGCAAGGACTCCGCCTGCAACTCGCTGATGCAGAGGGCTATGAGTGGGGTGTCCGTGCCGTTCGTGAGGGCACTGCTCGAGTCCTATGATGGGTTCGGGTCCGAGGGGCTGAAGACGGTCGTGGACGTCGGCGGCAGCTCCGGTTCTTGCTTGGCGATGATCCTGCAGAGGTACCCGGGATTGCAAGGCATCAACTTTGATCTCCCGGAAGTTGTGGCGGATGCTCCAAGATACCAAG GCGTGACGCACATGGGTGGTAACATGTTCGAGTCAGTTCCAGCGGGAGACGCCATCTTCATGaag TGGGTTCTAACTACTTGGAGCGATGATGAATGcaaaaagattttagagaacTGCCAAAAAGCGCTGCCGGAAAAAGGGAAGGTGATAGCCTGTGAGCCGGTGGTGCCGGAGAACACCGACAACAGCGAGCGAACTCGGGCACTTCTGGCGGGGGACATCTTTGTGATGGCAACCTACAGTGCTAAGGGTAAGCACCGGACTGAGTCTGAGTACAGGAACATAGGAGTGGCTGCTGGCTTCACCAACTTCAGGGCACTCTATGTGGACCACTTCTACACACTCTTGGAGTTCATAAAATAG
- the LOC116252614 gene encoding elongation factor 2, whose product MVKFTVEELRRIMDLKHNIRNMSVIAHVDHGKSTLTDSLVAAAGIIAQEVAGDVRMTDTRQDEAERGITIKSTGISLYYEMTEESLKNYKGERSGNEYLINLIDSPGHVDFSSEVTAALRITDGALVVVDCVEGVCVQTETVLRQALGERIRPVLTVNKMDRCFLELQVEGEEAYQTFQRVIENANVIMATYEDALLGDVQVYPEKGTVAFSAGLHGWAFTLTNFAKMYASKFGVDESKMMERLWGENYFDPATKKWTNKSTGSPTCKRGFVQFCYEPIKQIINTCINDQKDKLWPMLQKLGVTMKSEEKELVGKALMKRVMQTWLPASNALLEMMIFHLPSPSKAQRYRVENLYEGPLDDPYANAIRNCDPEGPLMLYVSKMIPASDKGRFFAFGRVFSGKVSTGLKVRIMGPNYIPGQKKDLYVKSVQRTVIWMGKKQESVEDVPCGNTVAMVGLDQFITKNATLTNEKEVDAHPIRAMKFSVSPVVRVAVQCKVASDLPKLVEGLKRLAKSDPMVVCTIEESGEHIIAGAGELHLEICLKDLQEDFMGGAEIVVSDPVVSFRETVLEKSCRTVMSKSPNKHNRLYMEARPMEEGLAEAIDDGRIGPRDDPKVRAKILSEEFGWDKDLAKKIWCFGPETTGPNMVVDMCKGVQYLNEIKDSVVAGFQWASKEGALAEENMRGICFEVCDVVLHADAIHRGGGQVIPTARRVIYASQLTAKPRLLEPVYLVEIQAPEQALGGIYGVLNQKRGHVFEEMQRPGTPLYNIKAYLPVIESFGFSSTLRAATSGQAFPQCVFDHWDMMSSDPMESSSQAGQLVADIRKRKGLKEQMTPLSEYEDKL is encoded by the exons ATG GTGAAGTTTACAGTGGAAGAGCTCCGTCGGATCATGGACCTTAAACATAACATTCGTAACATGTCTGTTATTGCACATGTGGATCATG GCAAGTCTACTCTCACTGATTCTCTTGTAGCAGCAGCTGGAATTATTGCCCAAGAAGTTGCAGGTGATGTTCGCATGACAGATACTCGCCAGGATGAGGCTGAGCGTGGTATTACAATTAAGTCAACAGGGATATCCCTTTACTATGAGATGACTGAGGAGTCTCTCAAGAACTACAAGGGGGAAAGATCAGGAAATGAGTATCTAATCAACCTGATTGATTCACCTGGGCATGTTGATTTCTCTTCTGAGGTTACGGCAGCTCTTCGCATTACAGACGGTGCACTTGTGGTGGTAGATTGTGTTGAAGGAGTGTGTGTTCAAACGGAAACAGTGCTTCGTCAAGCTCTTGGAGAGAGGATTAGGCCTGTGCTTACTGTCAATAAGATGGACCGCTGTTTCCTTGAGTTGCAGGTTGAAGGGGAGGAAGCGTATCAGACCTTTCAAAGAGTGATTGAAAATGCAAATGTGATTATGGCTACATATGAGGATGCATTGCTTGGTGACGTACAGGTTTACCCTGAGAAGGGAACCGTGGCATTCTCTGCAGGACTGCACGGTTGGGCTTTTACACTGACAAACTTTGCCAAAATGTATGCATCAAAGTTTGGAGTCGATGAGTCCAAGATGATGGAAAGACTGTGGGGTGAAAACTACTTCGACCCAGCCACCAAGAAATGGACCAACAAGAGTACTGGTTCTCCCACATGCAAGAGAGGATTTGTTCAGTTCTGTTATGAGCCTATCAAGCAAATTATAAATACCTGTATCAATGATCAAAAGGACAAGTTGTGGCCAATGTTGCAGAAACTTGGTGTTACCATGAAATCTGAGGAAAAGGAGCTGGTGGGCAAGGCTCTAATGAAACGTGTCATGCAGACCTGGCTTCCAGCTAGCAATGCACTTCTTGAAATGATGATATTCCACCTTCCGTCTCCTTCCAAGGCACAGAGATACCGTGTTGAGAATTTATACGAGGGCCCTCTTGATGATCCTTACGCTAATGCTATTAGGAACTGTGATCCTGAAGGCCCTTTGATGCTTTATGTTTCGAAGATGATTCCTGCATCTGACAAGGGTCGATTTTTTGCCTTTGGTCGTGTATTCTCTGGAAAAGTGTCGACTGGCTTGAAGGTGAGAATTATGGGACCCAACTATATTCCAGGGCAGAAGAAGGACCTGTATGTGAAGAGTGTGCAGAGAACAGTTATTTGGATGGGGAAAAAGCAAGAATCTGTTGAGGATGTTCCGTGTGGTAATACAGTTGCCATGGTTGGTCTGGATCAGTTCATTACCAAGAATGCAACTTTGACAAATGAGAAGGAAGTAGATGCACATCCGATCAGGGCAATGAAGTTCTCTGTTTCACCTGTTGTCCGTGTGGCTGTTCAATGCAAAGTTGCTTCTGATCTTCCCAAACTTGTGGAAGGTCTGAAGCGTCTGGCCAAGTCAGATCCCATGGTTGTCTGTACAATTGAAGAATCTGGCGAGCATATCATTGCTGGTGCTGGAGAATTGCACCTTGAAATCTGTCTCAAGGATCTGCAGGAAGATTTCATGGGTGGAGCTGAGATCGTGGTTTCTGACCCTGTCGTGTCATTCAGGGAGACTGTACTGGAGAAGTCTTGCAGAACTGTGATGAGTAAATCTCCAAACAAGCATAACCGTCTCTACATGGAAGCCAGGCCCATGGAAGAAGGATTGGCCGAAGCCATTGATGATGGACGTATTGGCCCAAGAGATGATCCCAAGGTGCGGGCCAAGATACTCTCAGAAGAATTCGGATGGGACAAGGACCTTGCTAAGAAGATTTGGTGTTTTGGGCCAGAGACTACTGGACCAAATATGGTTGTTGATATGTGTAAGGGTGTTCAGTACCTGAACGAAATCAAGGATTCTGTGGTGGCTGGATTCCAATGGGCATCCAAAGAAGGTGCATTGGCTGAAGAAAACATGCGTGGCATATGCTTCGAGGTGTGTGATGTTGTTCTTCATGCTGATGCAATCCACAGAGGTGGTGGTCAGGTTATTCCCACAGCAAGAAGAGTTATCTACGCTTCTCAGCTGACTGCTAAGCCAAGGCTTTTGGAACCGGTCTACCTTGTTGAGATCCAAGCGCCGGAGCAGGCTCTTGGTGGTATTTATGGAGTTCTTAACCAGAAGCGTGGGCATGTGTTCGAGGAAATGCAGAGGCCTGGTACACCGCTTTACAACATCAAGGCATACTTGCCCGTCATTGAATCTTTTGGTTTCTCCAGCACTCTGCGGGCTGCGACTTCTGGGCAGGCATTCCCCCAATGTGTTTTTGACCATTGGGATATGATGAGCTCTGATCCAATGGAGTCCTCTTCACAGGCTGGGCAGCTGGTGGCTGACATTCGCAAAAGGAAGGGTCTCAAGGAGCAGATGACTCCATTGTCCGAGTACGAAGACAAGCTTTAA
- the LOC116252563 gene encoding uncharacterized protein LOC116252563 isoform X1, producing MTDMETLQQKQGPSELIESPNACEEFRRGFEELVRDHLDSRMSLASCSGESGSGVRCGRCCRRCFDDGMQYEPVDIRRLHDDMLEDEDDEGDQLVRRRRRSDLEGDDVAESSAARRRYSRILSRWAARQAQDMITTIERHNRERELMALSRLHAVSMLDSSFLRESTTSRGQAAVERPSTGASLIRQRWRELEDENMINHARDRANARHSDSDSPRYRRTGTVTPSNHGNEDNHGILSSTNISLSQASVQRGNSEVESVVSEETRWLEGDHNVTEVARAGSESDYGIWSHGQADSQNDDDGNRTSSREPSPDLGEGERERVRQIFRGWMMENANESSTMSRRSSPRAELLGETERERVRLVREWVHMASQQRDARGRHQTLESADEMNNIPRQAAGREEAVQGGLAGDGDERQPEHIGRDLLRLRGRQALLDLLVRVEEERQRELQRLLEHRAVSDFAHRNRIQSLLRGRFLRSGRSEDEERPPSLAARELGQLRQRQSVSGLRFQNIVRIQASAATDSVNVYGADQLAPPSVVPDAVQNESQPRYHGSGGDQVSEHTEAIESNTLTVNVQEENLQEGSSEVTRRDWQESPELRVIEGQDRVAEEPEGDWQNQPQDQALIDEVQDRDDGDLQEHGRWHDASPQVAVDNWQEQHRNVSRMQRTSIRRINGFQPPDDDGVYSMELRELLSRRSVSNLLRSGFRESLDQLIQSYLQRQSQAPVDWDLQALGHHEASVEQTQDQPGEGGQAEDQLNPNIRPVVTLPAPPVPPPQPLWHRGLQATGWSRQSLHRSEMEWEIINDLRADMARLQQGMNHMQRMLEACMDMQLELQRSIRQEVSAALNRDGEGKGSGEGSSLDGSKWGNVQKGLCCVCCDNNIDSLLYRCGHMCTCSKCANELVRGGGKCPLCRAPIVEVIRAYSIL from the exons ATGACGGATATGGAAACTCTGCAGCAGAAACAGGGGCCGAGCGAATTGATCGAATCGCCAAATGCCTGTGAGGAGTTTAGGCGAGGTTTCGAGGAGCTCGTGAGGGATCATCTCGACTCCCGTATGTCGCTTGCCTCATGTAGCGGCGAGTCCGGGTCCGGTGTTCGCTGCGGCCGGTGTTGCCGAAGGTGCTTTGACGATGGGATGCAGTATGAGCCTGTCGATATCCGCCGTCTTCATGACGACATGTTGGAGGATGAGGACGACGAGGGTGATCAATTGGTCCGCCGGAGACGGCGGTCGGACCTTGAGGGCGACGACGTCGCGGAGTCTTCGGCTGCCAGGAGGCGTTATTCGCGCATTTTGAGCAGGTGGGCAGCTCGGCAAGCTCAGGATATGATAACCACGATAGAACGGCACAACCGGGAGAGGGAGCTAATGGCGCTTTCTCGCTTACATGCCGTCTCTATGCTGGATTCATCTTTTCTAAGGGAGTCAACGACTTCAAGAGGGCAGGCTGCTGTGGAGCGGCCAAGCACTGGGGCGTCCTTGATTCGTCAGAGGTGGAGGGAGCTCGAGGATGAGAACATGATCAACCATGCTCGAGATAGAGCAAATGCTAGGCATTCTGATAGTGATTCCCCTAGATACAGAAGGACGGGAACTGTTACTCCGTCGAACCATGGAAATGAAGACAATCATGGTATACTAAGTAGTACTAATATATCTCTGAGCCAAGCGAGTGTGCAGAGAGGCAACTCTGAGGTTGAAAGTGTCGTTTCTGAGGAGACTCGGTGGCTGGAGGGTGATCATAATGTCACCGAGGTTGCGAGGGCTGGAAGTGAGAGCGATTACGGGATCTGGTCTCATGGCCAAGCAGATTCCCAAAATGACGATGATGGCAATCGAACCTCAAGTAGAGAACCATCCCCAGATCTTGGTGAaggtgaaagagagagagtgaggcaAATTTTCCGGGGTTGGATGATGGAAAATGCAAATGAATCATCTACCATGTCTAGAAGAAGCAGTCCCAGAGCCGAATTGCTCGGCGAAACTGAGAGGGAAAGAGTAAGACTGGTGAGAGAGTGGGTTCATATGGCAAGCCAACAGAGAGATGCTCGTGGTAGGCATCAAACACTTGAATCTGCTGATGAAATGAACAACATACCGAGGCAAGCTGCAGGGAGGGAGGAAGCAGTTCAGGGTGGGCTTGCAGGTGATGGTGATGAAAGACAGCCAGAGCATATAGGTAGAGACCTACTCAGGCTCCGCGGAAGGCAGGCTTTACTTGATCTACTGGTGCGGGTTGAAGAGGAAAGACAGAGGGAACTTCAGCGATTACTAGAGCACCGGGCTGTTTCAGACTTTGCTCACCGCAACCGTATCCAG TCACTTCTCAGGGGCCGATTTCTACGGAGTGGAAGATCAGAAGATGAAGAAAGGCCACCTTCATTGGCAGCCAGAGAACTTGGCCAATTAAGGCAACGACAGAGCGTTTCTGGTTTAAG ATTTCAAAACATTGTTCGAATTCAAGCAAGTGCTGCTACTGATAGTGTAAATGTTTATGGAGCTGATCAATTAGCACCACCTTCAGTGGTTCCTGATGCAGTCCAGAATGAGTCCCAGCCAAGATATCATGGATCTGGTGGGGATCAAGTATCAGAACATACAGAAGCCATTGAAAGTAACACGTTGACAGTAAACGTTCAGGAAGAGAATTTACAGGAAGGATCTTCAGAAGTCACACGAAGGGATTGGCAAGAATCCCCTGAGTTGCGGGTCATTGAAGGGCAAGACAGAGTTGCAGAAGAACCAGAGGGAGATTGGCAAAATCAACCTCAGGATCAAGCACTGATAGATGAAGTTCAAGATAGGGATGATGGCGATTTGCAAGAACATGGTAGGTGGCATGATGCAAGTCCTCAGGTTGCTGTAGATAATTGGCAAGAACAGCATCGCAATGTTTCAAGAATGCAGAGAACCTCCATCAGAAGGATAAATGGATTTCAGCCTCCTGATGATGATGGTGTGTACAGCATGGAACTGAGAGAGCTCCTCAGCAG GCGAAGTGTTTCAAATCTTCTTAGAAGTGGATTTCGTGAAAGCTTAGATCAATTGATCCAGTCGTATTTGCAAAGGCAGAGCCAAGCTCCTGTCGACTGGGATTTGCAGGCTCTGGGCCATCATGAGGCTTCTGTAGAACAAACTCAGGATCAGCCGGGAGAAGGTGGTCAGGCTGAGGATCAACTTAACCCTAATATTAGACCTGTAGTAACTTTGCCAGCTCCTCCTGTACCACCACCACAGCCTCTTTGGCATCGAGGTCTTCAAGCAACTGGTTGGTCCAGACAAAGCTTGCACCGTTCTGAAATG GAATGGGAGATAATTAATGACTTGAGAGCTGACATGGCTAGGCTTCAACAAGGGATGAATCACATGCAGCGTATGTTAGAGGCTTGTATGGATATGCAGTTAGAGTTGCAGCGCTCCATTAGACAGGAAGTTTCTGCAGCTTTAAATCGAGATGGTGAAGGAAAAG GATCAGGGGAAGGGTCATCTTTAGATGGTTCAAAATGGGGAAATGTTCAGAAAGGGTTGTGTTGTGTTTGTTGCGATAACAATATTGATTCTCTGTTGTACAG ATGCGGGCATATGTGTACGTGTTCTAAGTGTGCTAATGAGTTGGTCCGAGGTGGTGGCAAGTGCCCACTCTGTCGTGCGCCCATTGTTGAGGTGATCCGGGCTTACTCCATACTGTAA